A section of the bacterium genome encodes:
- a CDS encoding tyrosine-type recombinase/integrase, translated as MAPMDDRPLSDFMEEYLAELAVLRGFSPHTLRAYRGELEAFLKNLSAFGAPVTLGRFVALELRIYMSQRRQVGDSDATLARRRSALGSFGSWLVKRGFLGGNPAKSLPRGKGLLRPLPGVLTVEEATRLVEAPRGPLPLEERDRVLGLMREKLELTPAVLAKLKVEEVDAGYGVIDSEICRELRLPEPVRLALAGYVKLRETLDPQSARLFLNGNGGPLYERDIGPALAGYEKGCALRARDVALLELLYGAGLRVSEAAGVMAGDFDFGRGLVTVRGKGKKERIVPCGETAAAAISDYIKLREALAPKSEQLFLNRRGGPLTDRSVDRLVKRYAVRADIGRAVSPHVLRHSFATHLLEAGVDLRLIQEMLGHASLDTTAVYARVAVERWRDVYDRAHPRARLQQRLL; from the coding sequence ATGGCCCCGATGGACGACCGGCCGCTTTCAGATTTCATGGAGGAATACCTCGCCGAGCTCGCGGTCCTGCGGGGCTTTTCCCCGCACACCCTGCGCGCGTACCGGGGCGAGCTGGAAGCTTTCCTGAAAAACCTCTCCGCCTTCGGCGCGCCGGTGACCCTGGGCCGGTTCGTGGCGCTGGAGCTGCGGATTTACATGTCACAGCGGCGGCAGGTGGGCGACTCGGACGCCACGCTGGCCCGGCGGCGGTCTGCGCTGGGCTCCTTCGGGAGCTGGCTGGTCAAGCGGGGCTTTTTGGGCGGCAACCCGGCGAAGTCCCTCCCCCGGGGGAAGGGGCTGCTCCGGCCGCTTCCCGGCGTACTCACGGTGGAGGAGGCGACGCGGCTGGTGGAGGCCCCGCGGGGTCCGCTGCCGCTGGAGGAGCGCGACCGGGTTTTGGGGCTCATGCGCGAAAAGCTGGAGCTCACCCCGGCGGTTTTGGCGAAGTTGAAGGTTGAAGAGGTGGACGCGGGCTACGGCGTGATTGACTCGGAAATCTGCCGGGAGCTGCGGCTGCCGGAACCGGTCCGCCTGGCGCTGGCGGGGTACGTGAAGCTGCGCGAAACCCTCGATCCGCAATCGGCCCGGCTCTTTCTCAACGGCAACGGCGGTCCGCTGTACGAGCGGGACATAGGGCCGGCGCTCGCCGGTTACGAAAAGGGGTGCGCGCTGCGGGCGCGGGATGTGGCGCTCTTGGAGCTGCTGTACGGCGCGGGCCTGCGCGTGTCGGAGGCGGCGGGCGTGATGGCGGGGGACTTCGACTTCGGCCGGGGGCTGGTCACCGTGCGGGGGAAGGGGAAGAAGGAGCGGATCGTCCCCTGCGGTGAGACGGCGGCGGCGGCGATTTCAGATTACATAAAGCTGCGGGAGGCGCTCGCCCCAAAGTCCGAGCAGCTTTTTCTGAACCGCCGCGGCGGGCCGCTCACCGACCGCTCCGTGGACCGGCTGGTCAAGCGGTACGCCGTGCGGGCGGACATCGGGCGCGCCGTCTCGCCCCACGTCCTGCGGCACAGCTTCGCCACCCATTTACTCGAAGCGGGGGTGGACCTGCGGCTCATCCAGGAGATGCTGGGGCACGCGAGCCTGGACACGACGGCGGTTTACGCGCGGGTGGCGGTTGAGCGGTGGCGGGACGTTTACGACCGGGCGCACCCCAGGGCGCGGTTGCAGCAGCGGCTGCTGTAA
- a CDS encoding glycosyltransferase family 2 protein: MTKILAVIPAYNEAPRIAPVIEGILAHLPEVLVVDDASTDDTAEEAADAGALVLNLPPPNHGKGHALRQGFRYALAEGYDVVVTLDADGQHQPELIPAFLQKLAAGADLAYGDRLTDLGKMPAARIFSNRVTTRLVGFLAGARIEDSQCGMRAIRRWVLEAAVTSADRFAAESEQLVRAARAGAKLAPVTIPTLYLKDSDSKMRVVADTLRFVGVWFRLLGELW, from the coding sequence ATGACCAAAATCCTCGCCGTCATCCCGGCCTACAACGAGGCGCCGCGCATCGCCCCGGTGATAGAGGGTATCCTCGCGCACCTGCCCGAGGTGCTGGTGGTGGACGACGCCTCCACCGACGACACGGCGGAAGAGGCCGCCGACGCCGGGGCCCTGGTGCTGAATCTCCCCCCGCCCAACCACGGCAAGGGGCACGCCTTACGCCAGGGGTTCCGCTACGCCCTGGCCGAGGGGTACGACGTCGTGGTCACCCTGGACGCCGACGGCCAGCACCAGCCGGAGCTGATACCGGCATTTTTACAAAAGCTCGCCGCCGGGGCGGACCTGGCCTACGGCGACCGCCTGACCGATCTGGGAAAGATGCCCGCCGCGCGCATCTTCTCCAACCGCGTAACCACCCGCCTGGTAGGTTTCCTCGCCGGTGCGAGAATCGAAGATTCCCAGTGCGGGATGCGGGCGATACGCCGCTGGGTTCTGGAAGCGGCGGTAACCAGTGCGGACCGCTTCGCCGCAGAGAGCGAGCAGCTCGTCCGCGCCGCCCGCGCCGGGGCCAAGCTCGCGCCGGTGACCATCCCCACCCTGTACCTGAAGGATTCCGACAGCAAGATGCGCGTGGTCGCCGACACCCTGCGCTTCGTCGGCGTGTGGTTCCGCCTCCTGGGCGAGCTGTGGTAG